A stretch of the Mycobacterium shigaense genome encodes the following:
- the rplD gene encoding 50S ribosomal protein L4 codes for MAAVKIDVKTPDGKVDGSIELPAELFDAPANIALMHQVVTAQRAAARQGTHSTKTRGEVSGGGRKPYRQKGTGRARQGSTRAPQFTGGGIVHGPKPRDYSQRTPKKMIAAALRGALSDRARNGRIHAITEIVAGQTPSTKSAAQFLRTLTDRKQVLVVIGRSDEAGQKSVRNIPGVHILAPDQLNTYDVLRSDDVVFSVEALNGYIAAQTAAGTAGTEEVSA; via the coding sequence ATGGCAGCGGTAAAGATTGACGTCAAGACGCCGGACGGCAAGGTCGACGGCTCCATCGAGCTGCCCGCCGAACTGTTCGATGCCCCGGCCAACATCGCGTTGATGCACCAGGTGGTCACCGCGCAGCGCGCGGCGGCCCGGCAGGGTACGCACTCGACCAAGACCCGCGGCGAGGTCAGCGGCGGTGGCCGCAAGCCCTACCGGCAGAAGGGAACTGGACGCGCCCGGCAGGGTTCGACCCGGGCTCCCCAGTTCACCGGCGGTGGCATCGTGCACGGTCCCAAGCCGCGCGACTACTCCCAGCGCACCCCTAAGAAGATGATCGCAGCCGCACTGCGCGGGGCGTTGTCCGACCGGGCGCGCAACGGGCGTATTCACGCCATCACCGAAATTGTCGCCGGCCAAACCCCTTCGACGAAGAGCGCCGCGCAGTTCCTGCGCACGCTGACCGACCGCAAACAGGTGCTGGTGGTCATCGGCCGCAGCGACGAGGCCGGCCAGAAGAGCGTGCGCAACATTCCCGGCGTGCACATCCTGGCGCCGGACCAGCTCAACACCTACGACGTGTTGCGCTCCGACGACGTGGTGTTCAGCGTCGAGGCCCTCAACGGCTACATCGCCGCGCAGACGGCCGCGGGCACCGCTGGCACCGAGGAGGTTTCGGCCTGA
- the rplW gene encoding 50S ribosomal protein L23, with protein sequence MATVTDPRDIILAPVISEKSYGLLDDNVYTFVVHPDSNKTQIKIAIEKIFAVKVASVNTANRQGKRKRTRTGFGKRKGTKRAIVTLAPGSKPIDLFGAPA encoded by the coding sequence ATGGCGACCGTGACTGATCCCCGCGACATCATCCTGGCTCCGGTCATCTCGGAGAAGTCCTACGGACTGCTCGACGACAACGTGTACACCTTTGTGGTGCACCCCGATTCGAACAAGACGCAGATCAAGATCGCTATCGAGAAGATCTTCGCCGTCAAGGTCGCGTCGGTGAACACGGCGAACCGGCAGGGCAAGCGCAAGCGCACCCGCACCGGATTCGGCAAGCGCAAGGGCACCAAGCGCGCCATCGTGACACTGGCGCCGGGCAGCAAGCCAATCGACCTTTTCGGAGCACCGGCGTAG
- the rplB gene encoding 50S ribosomal protein L2, whose product MAIRKYKPTTPGRRGASVSDFAEITRTEPEKSLVRPLHGHGGRNAHGRITTRHKGGGHKRAYRVIDFRRNDKDGVNAKVAHIEYDPNRTANIALLHFLDGEKRYIIAPQGLSQGDVVESGANADIKPGNNLPLRNIPAGTLIHAVELRPGGGAKLARSAGSSIQLLGKEGTYASLRMPSGEIRRVDVRCRATVGEVGNAEQANINWGKAGRMRWKGKRPTVRGVVMNPVDHPHGGGEGKTSGGRHPVSPWGKPEGRTRHPNKASNKLIVRRRRTGKKHGR is encoded by the coding sequence ATGGCAATTCGCAAGTACAAGCCGACGACCCCGGGTCGCCGCGGCGCCAGCGTCTCCGATTTCGCCGAGATCACTCGGACGGAGCCGGAGAAGTCGCTGGTGCGTCCGCTGCACGGGCACGGTGGGCGTAATGCCCACGGCCGGATCACCACTCGTCACAAGGGTGGTGGCCACAAGCGCGCCTACCGGGTGATCGACTTCCGCCGCAACGACAAAGACGGTGTCAATGCCAAGGTCGCGCACATCGAGTACGACCCCAACCGCACCGCCAACATCGCGCTGCTGCACTTCCTCGATGGCGAGAAGCGTTACATCATTGCCCCGCAGGGTCTTTCGCAGGGTGACGTGGTGGAGTCGGGTGCCAACGCCGACATCAAGCCGGGTAACAACCTACCGCTGCGCAACATCCCGGCCGGTACGTTAATCCATGCCGTGGAGCTGCGCCCGGGCGGTGGGGCCAAGCTGGCTCGCTCGGCCGGGTCCAGCATCCAGTTGCTGGGCAAAGAAGGCACCTACGCCTCGCTGCGGATGCCCAGCGGTGAGATCCGTCGTGTCGACGTGCGCTGCCGTGCCACCGTCGGCGAGGTGGGCAACGCCGAGCAGGCCAACATCAACTGGGGCAAGGCCGGCCGGATGCGCTGGAAGGGCAAGCGCCCCACGGTCCGTGGTGTCGTCATGAACCCGGTCGACCACCCGCACGGTGGTGGTGAGGGCAAGACCTCCGGTGGCCGCCACCCGGTCAGCCCGTGGGGTAAGCCGGAAGGCCGCACCCGCCACCCGAACAAAGCCAGCAACAAACTCATCGTCCGGCGCCGGCGCACCGGCAAGAAGCACGGTCGCTAG
- the rpsS gene encoding 30S ribosomal protein S19, whose product MPRSLKKGPFVDDHLLKKVDVQNEKNSKQVIKTWSRRSTIIPDFIGHTFAVHDGRKHVPVFVTEAMVGHKLGEFAPTRTFKGHIKDDRKAKRR is encoded by the coding sequence ATGCCACGCAGCCTGAAAAAGGGACCGTTCGTCGACGACCACCTGCTCAAAAAGGTGGACGTGCAGAACGAGAAGAACAGCAAGCAGGTCATCAAGACCTGGTCGCGTCGTTCGACGATCATCCCCGACTTCATCGGCCACACCTTCGCGGTGCACGACGGGCGCAAGCACGTCCCGGTGTTCGTCACCGAGGCGATGGTCGGTCACAAGCTTGGTGAATTCGCGCCGACGCGCACCTTCAAGGGGCACATCAAAGACGACCGGAAGGCCAAACGGCGATGA
- the rplV gene encoding 50S ribosomal protein L22, with protein sequence MTTTESPSAFPSATAKARFVRVSPTKARRVIDLVRGKSVADALDILRWAPQAASEPVAKVIASAAANAQNNDGLDPTTLVVATVYADEGPTAKRIRPRAQGRAFRIRKRTSHITVVVESRPSKDQQAKSSRARRAEGSKAAAKAGPRSEAKKAPAAKKAPAKKAPAKTAEAKTSETSEAKGGSD encoded by the coding sequence ATGACCACAACTGAATCCCCGTCGGCTTTCCCATCGGCAACGGCCAAGGCACGGTTCGTGCGGGTGTCGCCGACCAAGGCGCGCCGGGTGATCGATCTGGTGCGCGGCAAGTCGGTGGCCGACGCGCTGGACATCTTGCGCTGGGCGCCGCAGGCCGCCAGCGAGCCCGTCGCCAAGGTGATCGCCAGCGCCGCGGCCAACGCGCAGAACAACGACGGGTTGGACCCGACGACCCTGGTGGTCGCCACGGTGTACGCCGACGAGGGCCCGACCGCCAAGCGCATTCGTCCGCGCGCCCAGGGCCGCGCGTTCCGGATTCGCAAGCGCACCAGCCACATCACCGTCGTGGTCGAAAGCCGCCCGAGCAAGGACCAGCAGGCGAAGTCGTCACGGGCGCGCCGTGCCGAGGGCAGCAAGGCCGCCGCGAAGGCTGGACCCCGTTCCGAGGCCAAGAAGGCCCCGGCCGCCAAGAAGGCGCCCGCCAAGAAGGCGCCGGCGAAAACCGCTGAAGCCAAGACGTCTGAGACTTCTGAAGCGAAGGGAGGCTCAGACTAG
- the rpsC gene encoding 30S ribosomal protein S3 yields the protein MGQKINPHGFRLGITTDWKSRWYADKQYADYVKEDVAIRRLLSTGLERAGIADVEIERTRDRVRVDIHTARPGIVIGRRGTEADRIRADLEKLTGKQVQLNILEVKNPESQAQLVAQGVAEQLSNRVAFRRAMRKAIQSAMRQPNVKGIRVQCSGRLGGAEMSRSEFYREGRVPLHTLRADIDYGLYEAKTTFGRIGVKVWIYKGDIVGGKRELAAAAPAGADRPRRERPSGTRPRRSGASGTTATSTDAGRAAGAEESTAATAPTADAAPAPEPQSTES from the coding sequence GTGGGCCAGAAGATCAATCCGCATGGCTTCCGGTTGGGCATCACCACTGACTGGAAGTCGCGCTGGTACGCCGACAAGCAGTACGCCGACTACGTCAAGGAAGACGTGGCGATCCGTCGACTGCTGTCCACGGGCCTCGAGCGCGCCGGTATCGCCGACGTGGAGATCGAGCGCACCCGTGACCGGGTCCGGGTGGACATCCACACCGCCCGTCCGGGCATTGTGATCGGACGCCGCGGCACCGAGGCAGACCGGATTCGTGCCGACCTGGAAAAGCTGACCGGAAAGCAGGTTCAGCTCAACATCCTCGAGGTGAAAAACCCTGAGTCGCAGGCACAATTGGTGGCCCAGGGTGTCGCCGAGCAGCTGAGCAACCGCGTGGCGTTCCGCCGGGCGATGCGCAAGGCGATCCAGTCTGCGATGCGCCAGCCCAACGTCAAGGGCATCCGGGTGCAGTGCTCGGGCCGCCTCGGCGGCGCCGAGATGAGCCGCTCGGAGTTCTACCGCGAGGGCCGCGTACCGCTGCACACGTTGCGTGCCGACATTGACTACGGCCTGTACGAGGCCAAGACCACCTTCGGCCGGATCGGCGTGAAGGTGTGGATTTACAAGGGCGACATCGTCGGCGGTAAGCGTGAGCTGGCCGCTGCCGCGCCGGCAGGCGCCGACCGTCCGCGCCGCGAGCGGCCGTCGGGCACCCGCCCACGTCGCAGCGGCGCGTCGGGGACCACGGCGACCAGCACCGACGCCGGACGGGCCGCGGGTGCCGAGGAAAGCACTGCCGCCACCGCACCGACCGCCGACGCTGCGCCCGCACCGGAACCGCAGAGCACGGAGAGCTGA
- the rplP gene encoding 50S ribosomal protein L16: MLIPRRVKHRKQHHPRQRGIASGGTAVNFGDYGIQALEHAYVTNRQIESARIAINRHIKRGGKVWINVFPDRPLTKKPAETRMGSGKGSPEWWVVNVKPGRVLFELSYPNEQTAREALTRAIHKLPIKARIITREDQF; encoded by the coding sequence ATGTTGATTCCCCGCAGAGTCAAGCACCGCAAGCAACACCACCCCCGCCAGCGCGGCATCGCCAGCGGCGGCACGGCGGTGAACTTCGGCGACTACGGCATTCAGGCACTCGAGCACGCCTACGTCACCAACCGGCAGATCGAGTCCGCTCGTATCGCCATCAACCGGCACATCAAGCGTGGCGGCAAGGTGTGGATCAACGTCTTCCCGGACCGCCCGCTGACCAAGAAGCCCGCCGAAACCCGAATGGGTTCGGGTAAGGGATCCCCGGAGTGGTGGGTCGTCAACGTCAAGCCCGGCCGGGTGCTGTTCGAGCTCAGCTACCCCAACGAGCAGACCGCTCGGGAAGCGCTGACCCGGGCAATTCACAAGCTGCCGATCAAGGCACGCATCATCACCCGAGAGGATCAGTTCTGA
- the rpmC gene encoding 50S ribosomal protein L29, which produces MAVGISPGELRELTDEELTERLRESKEELFNLRFQMATGQLSNNRRLRTVRQEIARVYTVLRERELGLASGPGGHDGNKES; this is translated from the coding sequence ATGGCAGTGGGCATTTCGCCTGGCGAACTGCGTGAGCTCACCGACGAGGAGCTGACCGAACGCCTGCGCGAATCCAAGGAGGAGCTGTTCAACCTCCGGTTCCAGATGGCGACCGGGCAGCTCAGTAACAACCGTCGGCTGCGTACGGTCCGTCAGGAGATCGCGCGCGTTTACACCGTCCTTCGGGAACGAGAACTCGGTTTGGCTTCTGGTCCTGGGGGCCACGACGGAAATAAGGAATCGTGA
- the rpsQ gene encoding 30S ribosomal protein S17 — MTEAKKAAPKADAASKAGTAKGPKHTPANPKTRGRRKTRIGYVVSDKMEKTIVVELEDRMRHALYGKIIRTTKKVKAHDENSIAGVGDRVLLMETRPISATKRWRLVEIREKAK, encoded by the coding sequence ATGACAGAAGCCAAGAAGGCCGCGCCGAAGGCGGACGCCGCGTCGAAAGCCGGTACTGCCAAAGGCCCCAAGCACACTCCGGCCAACCCCAAGACGCGCGGTCGCCGCAAGACCCGCATCGGCTACGTGGTGAGCGACAAGATGGAAAAGACTATCGTGGTCGAGCTGGAAGACCGCATGCGTCACGCGCTGTACGGCAAGATCATCCGGACCACCAAGAAGGTCAAGGCGCACGACGAGAACAGCATCGCCGGCGTCGGCGACCGCGTCTTGCTGATGGAGACCCGGCCCATATCGGCGACTAAGCGTTGGCGGCTCGTCGAGATCCGGGAAAAGGCCAAGTAA
- a CDS encoding arylsulfatase, with product MAIEFQGKIELDIRDSEPDWGPYAAPTAPENSPNVLYLVWDDTGIATWDCFGGLVEMPAMTRIADRGIRLSQFHTTALCSPTRASLLTGRNATTVGMATIEEFTDGFPNCNGRIPADTALLSEALNESGYNTYCIGKWHLTPLEESSMASTKRHWPTSRGFERFYGFLGGETDQWYPDLVYDNHPVSPPGTPEDGYHLSKDLADKAIEFIRDAKVIAPDKPWFSYVCPGAGHAPHHVFKEWADKYAGKFDMGYEKYREIVLERQKSLGIVPVDTELSPVNPYLDVKGPNGEPWPLQDTVRPWDSLNDEEKRLFSRFAEVFAGFLSYTDAQIGRILDYLEESGQLDNTIIVVISDNGASGEGGPNGSVNEGKFFNGYIDTVEESMKLFDHLGGPQTYNHYPIGWAMAFNTPYKLYKRYASHEGGIADTAIISWPNGIAAHGEIRDNYVNVCDITPTIYDLLGMTPPDTVKGIAQKPLDGVSFKAALADPAADTGKQTQFYTMLGTRGIWHQGWFANTIHAASPAGWSHFDADRWELFHIEADRSQCHDLAAEHPGKLEELKALWFSEAAKYNGLPLGDLNIFETMSRSRPSIVGERDSYVYYPDCADVGVGAAVELRGRSFAVVAEVTVDTTGAEGVLYKQGGAHGGHVLFIQDGRLHYVYNFLGEREQLVSSSRAVPLGRHLLGARYALKGTAQNSHTPLGDVSLYIDDEVVGTLDDVSAHPGTFGLAGAGITVGRNGGSGVSSRYKAPFVFTGGIIDKVTVDVSGRPYRDVERELALAFSRD from the coding sequence ATGGCGATTGAGTTCCAAGGAAAGATCGAGCTGGATATCCGCGATTCCGAGCCGGATTGGGGTCCGTATGCGGCACCGACCGCTCCCGAGAACTCGCCGAACGTCCTCTATCTGGTCTGGGACGACACCGGCATCGCGACCTGGGACTGCTTCGGCGGCCTCGTCGAGATGCCCGCGATGACGCGCATCGCCGACCGGGGGATACGGCTGTCGCAATTTCACACCACCGCGCTGTGCTCCCCGACCAGGGCCTCGCTGCTGACCGGTCGCAACGCCACCACCGTCGGCATGGCCACCATCGAAGAATTCACCGATGGTTTCCCGAACTGCAACGGCCGGATCCCGGCCGATACGGCCTTGCTGTCCGAGGCGCTCAACGAGAGCGGCTACAACACCTACTGCATCGGCAAGTGGCACCTGACGCCCCTGGAAGAGTCGAGCATGGCGTCGACCAAGCGGCACTGGCCGACGTCGCGCGGCTTTGAACGGTTCTACGGCTTTCTGGGCGGCGAAACCGATCAGTGGTATCCGGATCTGGTGTACGACAACCATCCGGTCAGTCCGCCCGGCACGCCCGAGGACGGCTACCACCTGTCGAAGGATCTTGCGGACAAGGCAATCGAATTCATCCGCGACGCCAAGGTCATCGCGCCGGATAAGCCCTGGTTCAGTTACGTGTGCCCCGGCGCCGGACACGCCCCGCATCACGTCTTCAAAGAATGGGCCGACAAGTACGCGGGCAAGTTCGATATGGGCTACGAGAAATACCGCGAGATCGTGCTGGAACGGCAGAAGTCGCTGGGCATCGTGCCGGTCGACACCGAATTGTCGCCGGTGAACCCGTATCTGGATGTCAAGGGGCCCAACGGCGAACCGTGGCCGCTGCAGGACACGGTGCGGCCGTGGGACTCGCTCAACGACGAAGAGAAGCGGCTGTTCAGCCGTTTTGCCGAGGTGTTCGCCGGTTTCCTCAGCTACACCGACGCCCAGATCGGCCGCATCCTGGACTATCTCGAGGAGTCCGGTCAGCTGGACAACACGATCATCGTGGTGATCTCCGACAACGGCGCCAGCGGTGAGGGTGGCCCGAACGGGTCGGTCAACGAGGGCAAGTTCTTCAACGGCTACATCGACACCGTCGAAGAGAGCATGAAGCTGTTCGACCACCTCGGTGGGCCGCAGACCTACAATCATTACCCGATCGGGTGGGCGATGGCGTTCAACACGCCCTACAAGCTCTACAAGCGCTACGCCTCGCACGAGGGTGGTATCGCTGACACGGCAATCATTTCCTGGCCCAACGGTATTGCGGCGCACGGGGAGATCCGCGACAACTACGTCAATGTCTGCGACATCACCCCGACGATCTACGACCTGCTCGGCATGACACCGCCCGACACGGTCAAGGGTATCGCGCAGAAGCCGCTGGATGGGGTGAGTTTCAAAGCGGCCCTTGCTGATCCAGCAGCAGACACTGGAAAGCAGACCCAGTTCTACACCATGTTGGGTACTCGCGGGATCTGGCATCAGGGCTGGTTCGCCAACACCATCCACGCGGCCTCGCCCGCCGGCTGGTCGCACTTCGACGCCGACCGCTGGGAGCTGTTCCACATCGAGGCCGACCGCAGTCAATGCCATGACCTGGCCGCCGAGCACCCCGGCAAGCTCGAGGAGCTCAAAGCGCTGTGGTTTTCCGAAGCCGCCAAGTACAACGGCCTGCCACTCGGTGATCTCAACATTTTCGAGACGATGTCGCGGTCGCGCCCGTCTATCGTCGGCGAACGGGACAGCTATGTCTACTATCCCGACTGCGCCGACGTCGGCGTCGGTGCCGCCGTCGAGTTGCGCGGGCGCTCGTTCGCGGTGGTCGCCGAGGTCACCGTCGACACCACCGGCGCGGAGGGCGTGCTGTACAAGCAAGGCGGCGCGCACGGCGGTCACGTGCTCTTCATCCAGGACGGACGCCTGCACTACGTCTACAACTTCCTCGGCGAGCGCGAGCAGCTGGTGTCGTCGTCGCGTGCAGTGCCATTGGGGCGACACCTGCTCGGCGCTCGCTATGCCCTCAAGGGGACGGCGCAGAACAGCCACACGCCTCTTGGCGACGTGAGCCTCTACATCGACGACGAGGTGGTCGGCACGCTCGACGACGTAAGCGCCCACCCGGGAACGTTCGGGTTGGCAGGGGCCGGCATCACCGTCGGCCGCAACGGTGGTTCCGGGGTGTCCAGTCGCTACAAGGCGCCCTTCGTCTTCACCGGCGGAATCATCGACAAGGTCACCGTCGACGTGTCGGGCCGGCCCTACCGGGACGTGGAAAGAGAACTCGCGCTGGCGTTCTCGCGGGACTGA
- a CDS encoding DUF4436 domain-containing protein: MTTEAPPLPPTPDSRGRRVAIAFGVVVALVVIYVLSLIAVHLLAKSAPPLPAVDFSKVEEDDNVVSVHLEKLDTVANRLTVNVLVYPKTSLYDKNFGVLTTDAAVRLYPDNDLGDLQYPVGKAPAQVSTNIEARGDPGNWPFDTYKTDTIAADVFTGSGPSREKTAARVEVTGRLDGWDASVTRVHDPDDSNPNSLDNVVITLQRSKGPLIFDLGIILVLIALPVLALWVAVPVALGRTSFLPPMTTWYGAMLFAIVPLRNILPGSPPYGSWIDQAVVLWVLIALVVALALFLIGWWQQRDRKGPKPRKQKT; encoded by the coding sequence ATGACGACCGAAGCTCCGCCGCTACCGCCGACACCGGACTCGCGAGGACGACGCGTCGCGATTGCTTTTGGAGTCGTCGTAGCCCTCGTTGTTATCTACGTCCTGTCCCTGATTGCCGTGCACCTGTTGGCCAAATCGGCGCCTCCGTTGCCGGCGGTGGACTTCAGCAAGGTCGAGGAGGACGACAACGTGGTGTCGGTCCACCTCGAGAAGCTGGATACGGTGGCCAACCGACTGACGGTGAATGTGCTTGTCTACCCGAAGACTTCGCTGTACGACAAGAACTTCGGCGTGCTGACCACCGATGCGGCCGTGCGCCTGTATCCGGACAACGACCTGGGTGACCTGCAGTACCCGGTGGGCAAGGCGCCAGCGCAGGTGAGCACCAACATCGAGGCGCGCGGCGATCCCGGTAACTGGCCGTTCGATACGTACAAGACCGACACGATCGCGGCCGATGTGTTCACCGGGTCGGGCCCGTCACGCGAAAAGACCGCCGCCCGAGTCGAAGTCACGGGAAGGTTGGACGGCTGGGACGCCAGCGTCACCCGCGTGCACGACCCGGACGATTCGAACCCGAATTCGCTGGACAACGTCGTCATCACGCTGCAGCGGTCCAAGGGGCCGTTGATCTTCGACCTCGGCATCATCCTGGTCCTGATCGCCCTGCCAGTGCTGGCGCTGTGGGTGGCCGTTCCCGTCGCGCTCGGCAGGACGTCGTTCCTGCCACCGATGACGACGTGGTACGGCGCGATGCTGTTCGCGATCGTCCCGCTGCGAAATATCCTGCCGGGCAGTCCGCCTTACGGTTCGTGGATCGATCAGGCCGTCGTGCTCTGGGTACTGATCGCTTTGGTCGTCGCCCTGGCCTTGTTCCTGATCGGTTGGTGGCAGCAACGCGATCGAAAAGGGCCGAAGCCCAGGAAGCAGAAGACCTGA
- the pstS gene encoding phosphate ABC transporter substrate-binding protein PstS, whose translation MKRNRSGAAISVLTAAALMLSGCSKPHTALAYANGARVDCGGKQAITASGSTAQANAVTQFIAAFTKACKGQTLDYTANGSGAGISDFLAGKTDFGASDLPLSGDQYAAAKQRCGGNDAWNLPVVFGPIAITYNLNAVDNLVLDAPTLARIFNGSITRWDDPALTALNTSMPPEDIHVVYREDPSGTTANFQAYLQAASGGTWDKGTGKIFNGGVGIGRHGNSGTSVEVKNTEGAISYNEYSFAQQQNLFSAQIKTSASRKSLRPVRIGADTVGKTISNAKIAGKGNDLVLDLSAFYNPTQPDVYPIVMVTYEIICSKYPSPEVGQAVKAFLQAAVGPGQADLDKHGYIPLPPDFQSKVFGAVDAITATPGATNGLTG comes from the coding sequence GTGAAGCGCAACCGATCGGGTGCCGCGATCAGCGTCCTGACCGCGGCCGCGCTGATGCTGTCGGGGTGCAGCAAGCCGCACACGGCCCTGGCCTACGCCAACGGGGCCCGGGTGGATTGCGGTGGCAAGCAAGCCATCACGGCAAGCGGCTCGACCGCGCAGGCCAACGCGGTCACGCAGTTCATCGCCGCGTTCACCAAGGCGTGCAAGGGCCAAACCCTCGACTACACCGCCAACGGCTCCGGCGCGGGAATCAGCGACTTCCTTGCCGGCAAGACCGATTTCGGCGCCTCCGACCTACCGCTGTCCGGTGACCAGTACGCGGCTGCCAAGCAGCGCTGCGGCGGCAACGACGCGTGGAATCTGCCCGTGGTCTTCGGTCCGATCGCCATCACCTACAACCTCAATGCCGTCGACAACCTGGTACTCGACGCGCCCACGCTGGCACGGATCTTCAACGGCAGTATCACGCGCTGGGACGACCCGGCCCTCACCGCGCTCAACACGTCAATGCCGCCGGAGGACATCCACGTCGTCTACCGCGAGGACCCGTCCGGCACCACCGCAAACTTTCAGGCCTACCTGCAGGCCGCATCCGGTGGAACGTGGGACAAAGGCACCGGCAAGATCTTCAACGGCGGCGTGGGTATCGGCAGGCACGGCAACAGCGGCACCTCCGTGGAGGTGAAGAACACCGAGGGCGCGATCAGCTACAACGAATACTCATTCGCCCAGCAGCAGAACCTTTTCAGCGCCCAGATCAAGACGTCGGCGAGCCGCAAATCGCTGCGGCCGGTGCGCATCGGCGCCGACACGGTCGGCAAGACCATCAGCAACGCCAAGATCGCGGGCAAGGGCAACGACCTGGTGCTCGATCTGTCCGCGTTCTACAACCCCACCCAACCCGACGTCTACCCGATCGTCATGGTCACCTACGAGATCATCTGCTCGAAGTACCCCAGCCCCGAAGTGGGCCAGGCGGTGAAGGCGTTCCTGCAGGCCGCGGTCGGACCGGGGCAGGCCGACCTCGACAAGCACGGCTACATCCCGCTGCCACCGGACTTCCAGTCGAAGGTGTTCGGCGCCGTCGACGCGATCACCGCGACGCCGGGAGCGACGAACGGGCTGACCGGCTAG
- a CDS encoding DUF4436 domain-containing protein, which translates to MTVENPPAEHALPSKERSPLIVGVGILIAFIAVYGLSLFGFHLLGRSAAPLKAPDLNAAEDTVVLVRIEELKTVANRLAVKVLVYPKEDMWDSRLEVLKSDTAVRMDPPNDLGDLVYPAGKSPAQVSTTVEAHGDPEIWPFDSYTTDTLSADVLVGSGDDRKYIPARVEVAGKLEGWDVSVQRVGEGGREDATGDSVIITLHRSKAPLIFDLGICLVLFALATMALAVVVPMATGKRKLVPPFGGWFAALLFAVIPIRNFLPGAPPPGAWIDQALVIWVLIALVAAMVMYMRTWYKKSD; encoded by the coding sequence ATGACCGTTGAGAACCCGCCCGCCGAACACGCCCTACCGTCCAAAGAGCGCTCACCTCTGATTGTCGGTGTGGGCATTCTCATCGCGTTCATCGCGGTCTACGGCCTGTCGTTGTTCGGCTTTCACCTGCTGGGCCGATCGGCGGCGCCGCTGAAGGCTCCGGATCTCAACGCGGCCGAGGACACCGTCGTGCTTGTGCGCATCGAGGAGCTCAAGACCGTCGCCAATCGACTCGCGGTGAAGGTGCTTGTGTATCCGAAGGAGGACATGTGGGACTCGCGGCTCGAGGTCCTCAAATCCGACACCGCAGTTCGCATGGATCCGCCGAATGACCTGGGAGACTTGGTCTATCCGGCGGGGAAGTCGCCCGCGCAGGTGTCCACCACGGTCGAGGCCCACGGGGATCCCGAGATCTGGCCCTTCGACTCCTACACGACGGACACGCTGTCCGCCGACGTGCTGGTCGGCTCTGGCGACGACCGCAAATACATACCTGCCCGTGTCGAAGTGGCCGGCAAGTTGGAAGGCTGGGACGTCAGCGTTCAGCGGGTCGGCGAAGGCGGCCGGGAGGACGCCACCGGCGACAGCGTGATAATCACGCTGCACAGATCAAAGGCCCCGCTGATTTTCGATCTGGGAATCTGTTTGGTGCTCTTCGCCCTGGCCACTATGGCGTTGGCGGTGGTCGTTCCGATGGCGACGGGTAAGCGGAAGTTGGTGCCGCCATTCGGCGGGTGGTTTGCCGCGCTGCTGTTCGCGGTGATTCCTATCCGCAACTTCCTTCCCGGTGCCCCGCCGCCGGGTGCCTGGATCGACCAAGCGCTGGTGATCTGGGTGCTGATCGCCCTCGTCGCGGCGATGGTGATGTACATGCGCACTTGGTACAAGAAGTCGGATTAG